A window of the Acidobacteriota bacterium genome harbors these coding sequences:
- a CDS encoding homoserine kinase, translating into LHKGMPLASGLGSSAASAVAAVTAANALLRLDRSQEDLLRCVLEAERSACGSAHGDNAAPSLYGGFVLVRGAGGANPRVDPLPVADDLFCALLHPHVAVETGAARALLGDRVPLAAAVVQWGNTAALTAGLFRDDDELLASALEDAIAEPLRAGNVPGFADLRQAALDHGALGAGLSGSGPTLFALCRGRRRARQIADAMARALEPHGVEGDTLVTPVGAPGARVLARGEEPCAT; encoded by the coding sequence CTGCACAAGGGCATGCCCTTGGCCAGCGGTCTCGGCTCCAGCGCCGCCAGCGCGGTGGCGGCGGTCACCGCGGCCAACGCCCTGCTCCGCCTAGACCGGTCTCAGGAAGACCTGCTGCGCTGTGTGCTGGAGGCGGAGCGCAGCGCCTGCGGCTCGGCCCACGGTGACAACGCCGCCCCGTCCCTTTACGGCGGCTTCGTTTTGGTCCGCGGCGCCGGCGGTGCCAACCCGCGGGTGGACCCTCTGCCGGTGGCCGACGACCTCTTCTGCGCTCTCCTCCATCCCCACGTGGCGGTGGAGACCGGCGCCGCCCGGGCGCTGCTGGGAGACCGGGTGCCGCTGGCGGCGGCGGTGGTTCAATGGGGCAATACGGCGGCTCTTACCGCGGGCCTCTTCCGCGACGACGACGAGCTCCTCGCCAGTGCCCTGGAGGACGCCATCGCCGAGCCCCTACGCGCCGGCAATGTCCCCGGCTTCGCCGACCTGCGGCAGGCGGCCCTCGACCACGGCGCCCTGGGAGCGGGCCTCTCCGGCTCCGGCCCCACCCTCTTCGCCCTCTGCCGCGGCCGACGGCGAGCCCGGCAGATCGCTGACGCCATGGCCCGGGCGCTGGAGCCCCACGGCGTCGAAGGAGACACCTTGGTCACCCCCGTGGGCGCCCCGGGCGCTCGCGTGCTGGCCCGGGGAGAAGAACCATGCGCTACCTGA
- the thrC gene encoding threonine synthase: MRYLSTGGKAPAVDLRTALFRSLAPDGGLYLPESLPRWPQLGEVAADAPLSTTARRLAPPLLPDLPKEVVESLVDDALDFPVPLVPVAEATYILELFHGPTLAFKDVGARTMARLFAHLQGEASSEPLTVLVATSGDTGSAVAQAFLGVPGTRVVVLYPKGKVSRVQECQFTTLGENVHALAVSGTFDDCQRMVKAAFADTELSRQLRLTSANSINLGRLLPQSFYYAHGAAQLLRQLAGQLEGRTDSPEPPVFVVPSGNFGNLTAGLLAQRMGVEAGAFVAATNVNDVVPEYLEEGIFRPRPSQATLSNAMDVGNPSNFDRILWLYDGDRDAILRDLRGARVTDEETRETIRRVHQTTGYLLDPHTAVGWAGLEELRSQGRVPRDEPAILLATAHPAKFGETVEPLVKAEIPLPERLKECLKRPSRARDLEPEAPALEAFLRGL, encoded by the coding sequence ATGCGCTACCTGAGCACCGGCGGCAAAGCCCCGGCGGTGGATCTGCGCACTGCCCTCTTCCGCTCCTTGGCACCGGACGGCGGCCTCTACCTGCCCGAGAGCCTGCCCCGCTGGCCCCAGCTCGGAGAGGTGGCCGCGGACGCTCCACTCTCCACCACCGCCCGCCGTCTGGCGCCGCCGCTGCTGCCGGACCTGCCGAAGGAAGTGGTGGAGTCGCTGGTGGACGACGCCCTGGACTTCCCGGTGCCGCTGGTGCCGGTGGCGGAAGCCACCTACATCCTGGAGCTCTTCCACGGCCCCACCCTCGCCTTCAAGGATGTCGGAGCCCGCACCATGGCGCGGCTCTTCGCTCATCTCCAGGGTGAGGCAAGCTCCGAGCCGCTGACGGTGCTGGTGGCCACCTCCGGCGATACCGGCAGCGCCGTGGCCCAGGCCTTTTTGGGAGTTCCGGGGACCCGAGTCGTGGTGCTCTACCCCAAGGGCAAGGTGAGCCGCGTGCAAGAGTGTCAATTCACCACCCTGGGGGAGAATGTCCATGCCCTGGCGGTGTCGGGAACCTTCGACGACTGCCAGCGGATGGTCAAAGCGGCCTTCGCCGACACCGAGCTCAGCCGCCAGCTGCGCCTGACCTCCGCCAACTCCATCAATCTCGGCCGGCTACTGCCCCAAAGCTTCTACTACGCCCACGGCGCGGCCCAGCTCCTCCGCCAGCTTGCCGGCCAGCTTGAGGGCCGCACCGACAGCCCCGAACCGCCCGTCTTCGTCGTCCCCAGCGGCAATTTCGGCAACCTCACCGCCGGCCTGCTGGCCCAGCGCATGGGAGTCGAGGCGGGCGCCTTCGTCGCCGCCACCAACGTCAACGACGTGGTCCCCGAGTACCTGGAGGAAGGAATCTTCCGCCCGCGCCCGTCCCAGGCCACCCTGTCCAACGCCATGGACGTGGGCAACCCCTCCAACTTCGACCGCATCCTGTGGCTCTATGACGGGGATCGGGACGCCATCCTCCGAGACCTGCGCGGGGCGCGGGTCACCGACGAAGAGACCCGGGAGACCATCCGGCGGGTCCACCAGACCACCGGTTACCTCCTGGATCCCCACACGGCGGTGGGCTGGGCGGGGCTGGAAGAGCTGCGGAGCCAAGGAAGAGTGCCCCGAGACGAACCCGCCATCCTCCTGGCCACCGCCCATCCGGCCAAATTCGGCGAGACCGTAGAACCCCTGGTCAAGGCAGAGATTCCCCTGCCGGAGCGACTGAAGGAATGCCTGAAACGCCCCAGCCGGGCTCGGGACTTGGAGCCCGAGGCGCCGGCGCTGGAGGCTTTTCTTCGGGGTCTCTAG
- a CDS encoding DUF4126 domain-containing protein, whose product METDITTLETLLSLSLGLGLAAACGFRIFVPLLMMSIASLSGYLELMDSFAWIGTWPALTVLAIATLLEIGAYYLPWLDNFLDTLGAPAAVVAGTIVTASAVVGMDPMLKWSLAVIAGGGAAGAVHTGLAAVRGLSSAATGGLANPLISTAEAGGSISFAILSLLLPFVGLALFVALVSLALAAVRRWRSRQRQQPPVRPTAVAT is encoded by the coding sequence ATGGAAACCGACATCACCACTCTCGAGACCCTGCTCAGCCTCTCCCTCGGGCTGGGGCTTGCGGCGGCCTGTGGCTTCCGCATCTTCGTGCCCCTGCTGATGATGAGCATCGCTAGCCTGTCCGGATATCTGGAGCTGATGGACAGCTTCGCCTGGATCGGCACCTGGCCGGCGCTCACCGTCCTCGCCATCGCCACGCTGCTGGAGATCGGTGCCTACTACCTGCCCTGGTTGGACAACTTCCTCGACACCCTGGGGGCTCCCGCCGCCGTGGTCGCCGGGACCATCGTCACCGCTTCGGCGGTGGTGGGCATGGATCCCATGCTCAAGTGGAGCCTGGCGGTGATCGCCGGCGGCGGTGCCGCCGGGGCAGTGCACACCGGGCTGGCGGCCGTACGGGGCCTGTCCTCCGCCGCCACCGGCGGGCTGGCCAATCCGCTGATCTCCACCGCCGAGGCCGGCGGCTCCATCAGCTTCGCCATCCTGTCGCTACTGCTGCCCTTCGTCGGGCTGGCGCTCTTCGTCGCCCTGGTGAGCCTCGCCCTCGCCGCCGTGCGCCGCTGGCGCAGCCGGCAGCGTCAACAACCCCCGGTGCGGCCGACGGCGGTGGCGACCTGA
- the murJ gene encoding murein biosynthesis integral membrane protein MurJ gives MREPSESSPAEAQPVEVQPAESRGAEPHAEQPPAEASGGGGSRAAVVAAGIFSSRIVGFVRERVIAHFFGGSAFTDVFTTAFRGPNVLQVLFGEQTLSAAFIPIYARMVEQGREEEAGRFAGAVFGLLLALAAALSVAGILLARPIVAIFATGYLNDAAQVAAGTMEVNRFELSVRAVRWIFPMTGLLMLSAWCLGVLNSHRRFFLSYFAPVLWNVSIIATLGTAGALWLGPTAGIDAASRVLLVTCAGALVGGLLQFLVQLPLALRLLTGLRISVSTRVAGVRESLRAFGPVLAGRGVVQLSLYLDHFLASFLAVGAISAIRWGSFLYALPVSLFGISVAAAELPELARVADGPADRLLQRTRRSLRQMSFLVLPTAVGYLIFGYLVTGLLYRSGEFSVTDQWLVYLVLAAYSLGLPASTASRLLQNLFYALGDTRSPAKVAALRVAVGSAIGAGLMLWLDHFTVSDTVGQVVSSGGLGPDVLFLGAVGLAVGSAVGSWVELVSLRRVLATRLPAPPPVAPPGRFLLLALAAGVPAVLLWLVLPAWHVAFQAMLVLAVYAALYLGAAAAFRLPELESWWSLLRRRRRKASGDSKH, from the coding sequence GTGAGGGAGCCCTCCGAGTCCAGCCCCGCCGAGGCCCAGCCCGTCGAGGTCCAGCCAGCCGAGTCCCGTGGCGCAGAACCTCACGCCGAGCAACCCCCCGCCGAGGCTTCCGGCGGGGGAGGGAGCCGCGCCGCCGTGGTGGCGGCGGGCATCTTCTCCAGCCGCATCGTCGGCTTCGTGCGCGAGCGGGTCATCGCCCACTTCTTTGGCGGCAGCGCCTTCACCGACGTTTTCACCACGGCCTTTCGGGGCCCCAACGTGCTCCAGGTCCTGTTCGGCGAGCAAACCCTTTCGGCGGCCTTCATCCCCATCTACGCCCGCATGGTGGAGCAGGGGCGGGAGGAGGAAGCGGGGCGCTTCGCCGGGGCCGTCTTCGGGCTGTTGTTGGCTCTGGCGGCGGCCCTCAGCGTCGCCGGGATCCTCCTGGCGCGGCCCATCGTAGCCATCTTCGCCACCGGCTATCTCAACGACGCGGCGCAGGTGGCGGCGGGAACCATGGAGGTGAATCGGTTCGAGCTGTCGGTGCGGGCGGTGCGCTGGATCTTCCCCATGACCGGCCTGCTGATGCTCAGCGCCTGGTGCCTGGGGGTGCTCAACAGCCACCGCCGCTTCTTCCTGTCGTATTTCGCGCCGGTGCTGTGGAACGTCTCCATCATCGCCACCCTGGGCACTGCTGGTGCCCTTTGGCTGGGGCCCACCGCCGGCATCGACGCCGCCTCCCGGGTGCTGCTGGTCACCTGCGCCGGCGCCCTGGTGGGGGGGCTGCTCCAATTCCTCGTCCAGCTGCCCCTGGCCTTGCGGCTGCTCACCGGCCTGCGCATCTCGGTGTCGACCCGGGTGGCGGGGGTGCGGGAGTCTCTACGCGCCTTCGGGCCCGTGTTGGCGGGGCGCGGGGTGGTGCAGCTCTCCCTCTATCTGGACCACTTCTTGGCTTCCTTTCTCGCCGTCGGCGCCATCTCCGCCATTCGCTGGGGCTCCTTTCTCTACGCCCTGCCGGTGAGCCTCTTCGGTATCTCGGTGGCAGCGGCGGAGCTGCCGGAGCTAGCCCGGGTCGCCGACGGCCCGGCGGACCGGCTGCTCCAGCGCACCCGCCGCTCCCTGCGGCAGATGTCCTTCCTGGTCTTGCCGACGGCGGTGGGATATCTAATCTTCGGCTATCTGGTGACGGGGCTGCTGTACCGCAGCGGCGAGTTCTCGGTCACCGACCAATGGCTGGTCTACCTGGTGCTGGCGGCCTACAGCCTGGGCTTGCCGGCGAGCACTGCCTCCCGGCTGCTGCAGAATCTCTTCTACGCCCTCGGCGACACCCGCTCGCCGGCCAAGGTGGCGGCGCTGCGGGTCGCCGTCGGCAGCGCCATCGGCGCCGGGTTGATGCTCTGGCTGGATCACTTTACGGTCTCGGACACGGTGGGGCAGGTGGTGTCCTCCGGAGGGCTGGGGCCGGACGTGCTCTTCCTCGGCGCAGTGGGGCTGGCGGTGGGCTCGGCGGTGGGGTCGTGGGTGGAGCTGGTGAGCTTACGCCGGGTGCTGGCGACGCGCCTGCCGGCACCGCCGCCGGTGGCGCCACCGGGGCGCTTTCTTCTGCTGGCCCTGGCTGCCGGCGTGCCGGCGGTGCTGCTGTGGCTGGTCCTGCCGGCCTGGCACGTAGCCTTCCAGGCGATGCTGGTGCTGGCGGTCTACGCCGCCCTCTACCTCGGCGCCGCGGCGGCCTTCCGGCTACCGGAGCTCGAATCCTGGTGGTCTTTGCTGCGCCGCCGACGGCGCAAGGCCTCCGGAGACAGCAAACACTGA
- a CDS encoding Sir2 family NAD-dependent protein deacetylase: MSEAVDILHRAFEEVGSGLLLVVTGAGVSVASGIPTFRGDDPGAIWKRDVTELGTYAYFREDPVGSWRWYLSRFERVLGAEPNDAHRALAALERWQVARGGDFLLVTQNIDTLHEDAGSQRLVKVHGTADRVRCATDGCRLGAPGGSIPRSEIDLGPFLEKPAAEHLPRCPQCGDVLRQHVLWFDEYYQGHSDYQFSRVQQALERMALVLFVGTSFSVGVTEMALRSGILWKTPMYSIDPSATVRMNRLTSLDAQAETLLPQVCEALGAELGSPW; this comes from the coding sequence GTGAGCGAAGCCGTCGACATTCTCCACCGGGCCTTCGAAGAGGTGGGTTCCGGCCTCCTGCTGGTGGTCACCGGCGCTGGCGTCAGCGTCGCCAGCGGCATCCCCACCTTCCGCGGCGACGACCCCGGGGCCATCTGGAAGCGGGACGTCACCGAGCTCGGCACCTATGCCTACTTCCGGGAGGATCCGGTGGGTTCCTGGCGCTGGTATCTGAGCCGCTTCGAGCGGGTTCTAGGAGCCGAGCCCAACGATGCCCACCGCGCCCTGGCGGCCTTGGAGCGCTGGCAGGTGGCCCGGGGCGGGGATTTTCTGCTGGTGACCCAGAACATCGACACCCTGCACGAGGACGCCGGCTCCCAGCGCCTGGTCAAGGTTCACGGCACCGCCGACCGCGTGCGGTGCGCCACCGACGGCTGCCGGCTGGGCGCCCCGGGGGGCTCCATCCCCCGTTCGGAGATCGACCTCGGCCCGTTCTTGGAGAAGCCCGCCGCCGAGCACCTGCCCCGTTGCCCCCAATGCGGCGACGTTCTGCGCCAGCACGTGCTGTGGTTCGACGAGTACTACCAGGGGCACAGCGACTACCAATTCTCCCGCGTGCAGCAAGCCCTCGAGCGCATGGCGTTGGTACTCTTCGTCGGCACCTCCTTCTCCGTCGGCGTCACCGAGATGGCGCTGCGCTCGGGCATTTTGTGGAAGACCCCCATGTACTCCATCGACCCCTCCGCGACGGTGCGGATGAACCGCCTCACCAGCCTCGACGCCCAGGCGGAGACACTGCTGCCCCAGGTGTGCGAGGCCCTCGGGGCAGAGCTTGGCAGCCCATGGTAA
- a CDS encoding helix-turn-helix domain-containing protein, which produces MKLGDVLKKEREKKGVSVEDTASHLKVSQEHYEAMEAGESEAEEWGPLLAQIAIKLETPTARLLSETGRSEDAKEGECGSLVTKHRERHELTTEAMADHLEISQEEYEKIESGDSALEQIGPQLLRFAELIEQPVFNLFYPCGLPFQELDDYP; this is translated from the coding sequence ATGAAGTTGGGTGACGTTCTGAAGAAGGAACGCGAGAAGAAGGGGGTTTCCGTCGAAGACACGGCCTCCCACCTGAAGGTCTCTCAGGAGCACTACGAGGCCATGGAAGCGGGAGAATCAGAGGCGGAAGAGTGGGGCCCCCTGCTAGCGCAGATCGCCATCAAGCTGGAGACTCCTACGGCTCGCCTGCTGAGCGAGACCGGACGCTCCGAGGATGCCAAGGAGGGCGAGTGCGGCTCGCTCGTCACCAAGCATCGGGAACGCCATGAGCTGACCACCGAGGCCATGGCCGACCATCTGGAGATCTCCCAGGAAGAGTACGAGAAGATCGAGAGCGGAGACTCGGCCCTGGAGCAGATCGGACCGCAGCTTCTGCGCTTCGCCGAGCTCATCGAGCAGCCGGTGTTCAACCTCTTCTACCCCTGCGGTCTGCCGTTCCAGGAGCTGGACGACTACCCGTAA
- a CDS encoding queuosine precursor transporter — MYDPTSASSPRAAELQRRREGVFLVLTGLFIGSMTMLNILGVTRFLDLSFEIFGRTVPVPLAVGVLPYPLTFLCTDFVSEIYGRRRANAMVWVGLLVNLWLVFIVWVGGLLPGFDQAVPDAAGRLPVFFEVRTLTLGAVAASMIAYLAAQLCDVHVFHFWKRLTRGRHLWLRNNGSTMVSQFVDSFAVITITHFYAGALPVDGQQAIWPQLWVFILTGYVFKVLAAGVDTVPFYFGTAWLRRFLEIEDEIPVGAKAVRGAPEETSETSGGSSGEIS; from the coding sequence ATGTACGACCCGACGAGCGCCTCCTCACCGCGGGCGGCGGAGCTCCAGCGACGGCGGGAAGGAGTCTTCCTGGTCCTCACCGGCCTGTTCATCGGCTCCATGACCATGCTCAACATCCTGGGGGTGACCCGCTTCTTGGATCTCAGCTTCGAGATCTTCGGTCGCACCGTGCCGGTACCCCTGGCGGTGGGAGTTCTGCCCTATCCGCTGACCTTCCTGTGCACCGACTTCGTGTCCGAGATCTATGGCCGCCGCCGAGCCAACGCCATGGTGTGGGTGGGATTGTTGGTCAACCTGTGGCTGGTCTTCATCGTCTGGGTCGGCGGGCTGCTACCGGGTTTCGACCAGGCGGTGCCCGACGCCGCCGGGCGGCTACCGGTCTTCTTCGAGGTACGGACCCTAACCTTGGGAGCGGTGGCGGCGTCGATGATCGCCTACCTGGCAGCCCAGCTTTGCGATGTTCACGTCTTTCACTTCTGGAAGCGGCTGACCCGGGGCCGGCATCTCTGGCTGCGCAACAACGGCTCCACCATGGTCAGCCAATTCGTCGATAGCTTCGCGGTGATCACCATCACCCACTTCTATGCCGGGGCGCTGCCGGTGGACGGCCAGCAGGCCATCTGGCCTCAGCTCTGGGTCTTCATTCTCACCGGCTACGTCTTCAAGGTGCTGGCGGCAGGGGTGGATACGGTGCCGTTCTATTTCGGCACCGCCTGGCTGCGCCGTTTCCTCGAGATCGAGGACGAGATCCCCGTCGGAGCCAAGGCTGTCAGGGGGGCTCCAGAGGAGACTTCGGAGACCTCGGGGGGTTCTTCCGGGGAGATTTCCTGA